GGTCGGCGAGCCGTATTGGTGGGTGAGTTGCTCGATCGACTCGGTGCCCACACCGACGTGCACCGCGATGCCCAATTCGGAGATCATCCGGCTCAGCAGCATGCCGCCGGCCTCGTCGAGCTGCTGGGGCATCAACCGCGGCGCCATCTCCACGATGTGCGGCTGTATCCCGGAGTTGCGCAGGGCATTGGCGGCTTCCAGCCCGAGCAGCCCGCCGCCGATCACCACCCCGGTGCGGGTGTGTCCGGCTTCGAGCATGCACTCCATGTCGGCACGGATGCCGTCGAGGTCGTCCAGGGTCCGGTAGACGTGGCAACCGGGCAGGTCGTGGCCGGGAACCGGCGGGACGAACGCGCGGGACCCGGTCGCCAGCACCAGGGTGTCGTAGCCGTAGCGCTGCCCGTCCGCGGCGAGCACCGACTTGCCGGCCAAGTCGAGTTCGGTGACCCGGGCACGCAGCCTCAGCCGGACGTGGTCGTCACCGGCGTAGTCGTTCCCGGGCAGCGCGAGCCTGGATCGATCCCAGCCCTCGGTGTAGGAGGTCAGGCCGACCCGGTCGTACGCAGGTTCGGCTTCCTCGGCGAGCACGGTGATCCGCCAGCTTCCACTGTCGGACCGGCTGCGCAGAGCCTCCACGAATCGGTGGCCGACCATTCCGTGCCCGACCACGACGAGGTCGCGGACGGCGCGGGGGGTTTCGATCGGGCTCATGCGGATGAGATTAGAAAGCCGATATTGCCGCAGTATCGCCATGCGTTACAAGCGTGTGACGGTGTGCTCACGGGCCTGTGAGGTCGCCTGCCAGGACCGTAGAACTGTGGGGTTGTTCACCGTCGGCGAACGCGGAACTTTAGCGTGGTCGACTCAAGTTCTTTCCAGTGACGGGCCGGCATCCGACCGGCACGCAGCGATCACCCTCAAGAAAGGCATGGACTCCGATGAGCACTCTGACCCTGTGGCAACGTCCGTTCAATCGCCCCTTCGACACCGACCGGTGGGTACGCGACTTCTTCGGCCCAGCCACCGCGAGCGACTGGCGGACGCCGTCGAGCGGCTTCTACCCCGCCGCCGAGATCACCAAGGACGGTGACGACGCGGTGATCCGCCTGGAACTCCCCGGCATCGACGTGGACAAGGACGTCACCGTCGAGCTCGACGCCGGGCGACTGGTCGTGCACGGCGAACGTCGCGATGAGTACGCCGGCACCGACCCCGCCGACGCCGACCGGACCCTGCGCGAGGTGCGCTACGGCTCCTTCCGCCGCTCGTTCGGGGTCCCGGCGCATGTCACCGGCGACGCCGTCACGGCGTCCTATGACGCCGGTGTGCTCAGCGTCCGGGTGGCCGGCGTCTATGCGGGCAGCGAGCCGCGACGGATCGCCATCACGAAGTAGGCCCGACCCGGCGCGCCGAGCCCGGAAAACCCCCGCACACAGCGTGTGTGGGGGTTTTTCGTGTGCCGCACGCGCCACCGCCGCAACGTGATCTGTCTCACGTCCGGTTCTGGATGTGACTAGCATCGGGTGAACGTACTGTGATCCGTAACACCTGAGGAGGCACCGGTGTCTGGCACATCCGAACTCGCCGAACTACACAACCTGATTGGCGACCTGCGGCGCTGCGTGCTGGGGCTGAAGACCCGATTCGGCGACATCCCCGGGATGCGCCGCATCGAGATGGACGCCGAGCGCATCCTCACCGACGTCGCGCTCCTGGAGTCCGACGCCGGCGAGCTCGACCTGCAGCGCTGGGCCGCCGAACGTGCCCAGGAGAAGATCGCCATCCCCGACACCGAATACGACAGCGAATTCTGGCGTGACGTCGACGACGAGGGCGTCGGCGGCCAGGGCAGGTACTGACACCCCACCGGGTGCTGCTTGCATAGGGGCGCCCTCCGACGAACTCCAGCCGAAGGGAACCCCACAGATGAGCGCACCCGCCGTGAACCGTCCTGGCACCGGCGTCTTCTCGGCGACTCGCGCACGCATCGCGGATCGCACCCTGCGCACCGACCGCTGGTGGCTGTCGCCGCTGCGGGTGAACCTCGGCCTGAACCTGTTCATCCTCTACGCGACCGTGCGATCCTTCTGGGGCAGCGCCTACTGGGTTGACCAGTACCACTACCTGACACCGTTCTACTCACCGTGCATCAGTGCGTCGTGCGTGCCCGGATCCAGTCACCTCGGCGTCTGGCTGCCGGAGTTCCCCCGCTGGATTCCGTTGGGCGCATTGGTATTGCCGTTCCTGCTGTGCTTCCGCCTCACCTGCTACTACTACCGCAAGGCCTACTACCGGGCCTACTGGCAGTCACCGACGGCGTGTGCCGTGCCCGAACCCCGCGCCCACTACACCGGTGAGACGCGATTCCCGCTGATCATGCAGAACAGTCACCGCTACTTCTTCTACGCAGCCTTCGCCCTGGCCACACTGAACACCTACGACGCGATCGTGGCGCTGCACTCCGACACCGGGCCGGGCGGCTTCGGATTCGGGGTGGGCAACATCGTCCTGCTGCTCAACGTGGCGATGCTGTGGGCCTACACCGGTGGCTGCCACTCCTGCCGGCACGTGTTCGGCGGCCGCCTCAACCACTTCTCCAAACATCCGATCCGCTACTGGTTCTGGACGAAGATCAGCTGGTTCAACGGCCGGCACATGCAGTTCGCCTGGATCACCCTGGCCACGCTGGCCTTCACCGACCTCTACGTCGCGCTGGTGGCCAGCGGCACCATCACTGATTTCAGGTTCATCGGCTGAATCCCAAGGCCGACAACCGTATTCACACGAAGGGTAAGCGAGAATTCATGGTTGAAGTCGAACGGCACTCCTACGACGTGGTCGTGATCGGTGCCGGCGGCGCGGGCCTGCGCGCGGTTATCGAAGCCCGTCAGCAGGGCCTTAGCGTGGCGGTGGTGTGCAAGTCGTTGTTCGGCAAGGCGCACACCGTGATGGCCGAGGGCGGCTGCGCGGCGTCGATGGGCAACGTCAACTCCAAGGACAATTGGCAGGTGCACTTCCGCGACACCATGCGCGGCGGCAAGTTCCTCAACAACTGGCGCATGGCCGAGTTGCACGCCCGCGAGGCGCCGGAGCGGGTCTGGGAGCTGGAGACCTACGGCGCCTTGTTCGACCGGACCAAAGACGGAAAGATCAGCCAGCGCAACTTCGGTGGTCACACCTACCCGCGGCTGGCGCACGTCGGCGACCGCACCGGCCTGGAGCTGATCCGCACCATGCAG
This is a stretch of genomic DNA from Mycolicibacter terrae. It encodes these proteins:
- a CDS encoding Hsp20/alpha crystallin family protein, with protein sequence MSTLTLWQRPFNRPFDTDRWVRDFFGPATASDWRTPSSGFYPAAEITKDGDDAVIRLELPGIDVDKDVTVELDAGRLVVHGERRDEYAGTDPADADRTLREVRYGSFRRSFGVPAHVTGDAVTASYDAGVLSVRVAGVYAGSEPRRIAITK